From the Diospyros lotus cultivar Yz01 chromosome 13, ASM1463336v1, whole genome shotgun sequence genome, one window contains:
- the LOC127788600 gene encoding E3 ubiquitin-protein ligase UPL4 isoform X1 has protein sequence MGNRGQKRPEMVDEFPADKRACSSLEFRASSSNPMNSRNSMPEGLDGDMDTSSSASGSTRSEGEGDKDSAYGSCDSDGEQRQNILHDYQRRRSSSDQGKFNQVLTSLGQVVDESETLATLTELCELLSFCADGALSSLMADSLSPILVKLARHESNPDIMLLAIRAITYLCDVHPRSSGFLVRHDAVPALCQRLIAVEYLDVAEQCLQALEKISHEEPLACLQSGAIMAVLTHIDFFSTSIQRVALSSVVNICKKLPSECPSPFMEAVPILCNLLRYEDRQLVENVATSLIKIAERVQDNSDMLDELCKHELVHHAVHLIDVKCRTTLCQPLYTGLIGLLVKLASGSILAFRTLFELRVSSILKAVLSTYDLSQGMVSPNMMVDGHCNQMHEILKLLNQLLPNITEDHSGPLNTEKEAFLVNKPDNLQKFGMDLLSVLIQVVNSGANLYDCYGSLSVINKFIYFSKSVMLLELLKETNISSFLAGVFTRKDHHVLILALQIAATILSKLSDNFLNSFLKEGVYFAVDALLTPEKCSQFLFPLFGGIQLSDDSNKKCATRNLRCLCYAFDSGLSSASETGTCRLEKDSVHSLAKQISTNYFATEVLKTEEGLTDVLQKLRTLAAALTDLINMSMGKDGTELHEEFYTILHEIMAKLNGKDPISTFEFIESGIVKAIVKYLSNGEYLRENTELSSGFDCSYNVERRFLLFGRLLLSSIDAPLEDLPLLALARKLLTALSSVENFPIILNHSYKKRNSYAIVPHIRCTPYPCLRAQFMRGEGETCLSDYSEDVLTVDPFSSMDAIGVYLWPKVSKNRTGNIKPAAIQALCGLESSSQLPSDKSSPGCRSPDHMESKIISSDVKELEDKPDILRSAPEEGNSLRQTTSEIAEPGQGHMENRQHTSSHEDGSTSSETSESSGYSSNEDISPKLLFFLEGQQLDQASSLYQAILQQQFNVGREIVDSAKLWREVYKITYRRDVKSTESCSQDHQHQACDSSVSDIMGRYWQCTPFFSDTFVSKIASGLETSTPVHDVLFFLKSLECMNRFAFHLMTRQRMHAFAEGRTDNLDDLQVSVLGVPQNEFVSSKLTEKLEQQMRDPLAISMGSLPLWCSQLMTSCPFLFAFEVRCKYFRLAAFSQQQSPPHPISHNDSGGLNGRRQNASGLPRKRFSVCRNHILESATQMMDLYARQKAILEVEYNEEVGTGLGPTLEFYTLVSHEFQKTGLSMWREDHTLLHKTGMQAGDSEFVRSPCGLFPRPWLSTVSTLCGTEFSEVKKKFVLLGQVVAKALQDGRVLDIPFSKAFYKLMIGQELTVYDIHSFDPELARVLLEFQAVVERKRVLESAGGENSTFKFDPCFRNATIEDLYLDFSLPGYPDYVLTVVPEEKLVTMENLEEYVLATVDATINVGICRQVEAFKSGFNQVFSIQHLQVFTEEELERLLCGEREFCSQSNEMLDHIKFDHGYTASSPPIINLLQIIREFDREQQRAFLQFVTGAPRLPPGGLASLNPKLTIVRKHCSRCADADLPSVMTCANYLKLPPYSSKETMKEKLLYAITEGQGSFHLS, from the exons ATGGGGAATCGAGGCCAGAAACGACCTGAAATGGTTGACGAATTTCCAGCTGATAAGCGAGCATGTAGCTCATTGGAGTTCAGAGCTAGTTCATCAAACCCAATGAACTCCAGAAATTCGATGCCTGAAGGCCTTGATGGGGACATGGACACTTCATCGTCTGCCTCGGGGTCCACTCGATCAGAGGGTGAAGGTGATAAGGATTCTGCGTATGGATCATGTGATTCAGACGGGGAACAGAGGCAAAACATCCTACATGACTACCAGAGGCGGCGATCCTCAAGTGATCAAGGGAAGTTCAATCAGGTTTTGACGAGTTTAGGCCAAGTGGTTGATGAATCTGAGACGTTGGCCACCCTTACCGAGCTTTGTGAACTATTATCCTTTTGTGCTGATGGTGCATTGTCAAGCTTGATGGCAGACTCACTATCTCCAATTCTTGTAAAATTGGCACGGCATGAGAGCAATCCTGATATAATGCTTCTAGCTATAAGGGCTATAACTTACTTATGCGATGTGCATCCTCGGTCCTCGGGTTTTCTTGTTCGGCACGATGCAGTTCCTGCTCTTTGTCAGAGATTAATTGCTGTCGAGTACCTTGATGTAGCTGAACAA TGTTTGCAAGCATTAGAGAAAATATCACATGAGGAACCACTTGCGTGCTTACAGTCTGGAGCAATTATGGCTGTTTTAACTCATATTGATTTTTTCTCAACTAGTATCCAG AGAGTTGCACTTTCAAGTGTGGTCAACATCTGTAAGAAACTTCCTTCCGAATGCCCTTCACCTTTCATGGAGGCAGTTCCAATATTGTGTAATCTTCTTCGGTATGAAGATAGGCAG CTTGTTGAAAATGTAGCAACTAGCTTGATAAAAATTGCTGAACGAGTACAAGACAACTCTGATATGCTGGATGAACTTTGTAAACATGAGTTGGTCCATCACGCCGTACATCTTATAGACGTGAAGTGTCGAACCACCTTATGCCAACCCCTTTACACT GGCTTGATTGGGCTGCTTGTCAAACTTGCTTCTGGTTCAATTTTAGCTTTCAGGACTCTTTTTGAGCTCAGAGTAAGCAGCATATTGAAGGCTGTCTTGTCTACCTATGATCTATCTCAAGGAATGGTCTCTCCTAATATGATGGTTGATGGACATTGTAATCAG ATGCACGAAATTTTaaagttgctaaatcagcttcTCCCTAATATAACTGAAGATCACAGTGGTCCATTGAACACGGAAAAGGAAGCTTTTCTTGTCAATAAACCTGATAATCTGCAGAAGTTTGGGATGGATTTGCTGTCCGTCTTGATCCAG GTGGTTAATTCTGGTGCAAATTTATATGATTGTTATGGCAGTCTGTCTGTTATCAACAAATTCATTTATTTCAGCAAATCAGTAATGCTGCTTGAGTTGCTCAAGGAAACCAACATTTCAAG CTTCTTGGCTGGAGTATTCACTCGGAAGGATCACCATGTGCTGATATTAGCCCTACAAATTGCTGCTACTATCCTTTCAAAGCTTTCTGATAATTTCTTGAACTCTTTCTTAAAGGAAGGTGTCTATTTTGCCGTTGATGCACTTCTAACACCAGAGAAGTGCTCTCAGTTTTTGTTTCCATTGTTTGGTGGCATCCAGCTCTCAGatgattcaaataaaaaatgtgcCACAAGAAATCTTAGATGCTTGTGTTATGCTTTTGATTCTGGTCTGTCATCAGCTTCAGAAACGGGGACCTGCCGGCTTGAAAAAGATTCTGTTCACAGTCTTGCAAAGCAGATTAGCACCAATTACTTTGCTACCGAAGTACTAAAGACTGAGGAAGGATTAACAGATGTACTTCAGAAACTCAGAACTTTGGCTGCTGCGCTAACAGATTTGATTAATATGTCCATGGGTAAAGATGGTACTGAGCTGCATGAAGAGTTCTATACTATATTGCATGAAATCATGGCAAAGCTTAATGGAAAAGATcccatttcaacttttgaaTTTATAGAAAGTGGAATTGTGAAAGCAATAGTGAAATACTTATCAAATGGAGAATATCTGAGGGAAAATACTGAACTTAGCAGTGGATTTGATTGCAGTTACAATGTAGAAAGAAGATTTCTGTTGTTTGGAAGATTACTTTTATCTTCCATTGATGCACCTTTGGAGGATCTCCCTCTATTAGCATTAGCTCGGAAACTGCTAACTGCACTGTCCTCTGTAGAAAATTTTCCTATTATTCTGAACCATTCTTACAAGAAAAGGAACTCATATGCTATTGTTCCACATATCCGATGCACACCATATCCTTGTCTCAGAGCTCAGTTCATGAGGGGAGAAGGGGAAACATGCCTATCTGATTACTCTGAAGATGTTCTGACTGTAGACCCATTTTCTTCTATGGACGCTATTGGAGTATATTTGTGGCCAAAAGTTAGCAAAAACAGAACAGGAAACATAAAACCAGCAGCTATTCAAGCTCTGTGTGGATTGGAAAGTTCTTCTCAATTACCATCAGATAAGAGCTCTCCTGGATGCAGAAGTCCAGATCATATGGAATCTAAAATCATATCTTCAGATGTGAAGGAACTTGAG GACAAACCTGACATCTTACGTTCTGCACCTGAAGAAGGGAACAGTTTAAGACAAACCACCAGTGAAATAGCAGAACCAGGCCAG GGCCACATGGAGAACAGGCAACATACTTCTTCTCATGAGGATGGTAGCACGAGTTCTGAGACTTCTGAGAGTTCTGGATACTCCAGCAATGAAGACATCTCACCGAAATTGCTATTTTTCCTAGAAGGGCAACAGCTGGACCAAGCATCATCACTTTATCAAGCAATTCTCCAACAACAATTCAATGTTGGACGTGAAATTGTTGACAGTGCAAAGCTATGGAGGGAAGTGTACAAAATAACATATAGAAGAGATGTTAAATCTACAGAAAGTTGCTCTCAGGATCATCAGCATCAAGCTTGTGATTCTTCCGTGTCAGACATTATGGGGAGATATTGGCAGTGTACACCATTTTTCTCTGACACGTTTGTTTCCAAGATTGCATCTGGGTTGGAAACTTCAACTCCTGTTCATGATGTATTATTTTTCCTCAAGAGTTTGGAATGCATGAACAGATTTGCATTTCATCTGATGACTCGTCAAAGGATGCATGCCTTTGCAGAAGGGAGAACTGATAACTTGGATGACTTACAAGTTTCAGTCTTGGGGGTCCCACAAAATGAGTTTGTGAGCAGTAAATTGACCGAAAAACTAGAACAGCAGATGCGGGATCCTTTGGCGATCTCCATGGGGAGCTTGCCTTTGTGGTGTAGCCAGTTAATGACTTCATGCCCATTCTTATTTGCTTTTGAGGTCAGATGCAAGTACTTCCGGTTGGCAGCATTCAGCCAGCAGCAATCTCCACCACATCCTATATCTCATAATGATTCAGGAGGCCTAAATGGAAGGAGGCAGAATGCTAGTGGATTGCCACGTAAGAGATTTTCAGTATGCCGGAATCACATTCTGGAGTCTGCCACCCAGATGATGGACCTATATGCCCGTCAAAAAGCTATCCTTGAAGTGGAATATAATGAAGAAGTCGGTACTGGTCTTGGACCAACTCTGGAATTTTACACCCTAGTTAGTCATGAATTTCAGAAAACTGGTCTCAGCATGTGGAGGGAAGATCACACCTTATTACATAAAACAGGCATGCAGGCTGGAGATTCTGAATTTGTGAGGTCACCTTGTGGGCTTTTCCCTCGCCCATGGTTGTCTACAGTGAGTACATTATGTGGCACAGAATTCTCTGAAGTTAAGAAAAAATTTGTTCTTCTGGGACAGGTAGTAGCAAAGGCCCTTCAAGATGGAAGAGTTTTGGATATCCCCTTCTCCAAAGCTTTCTACAAACTGATGATTGGGCAG GAACTCACTGTGTATGACatccactcatttgatcctgaGCTTGCTAGGGTGCTGCTAGAGTTTCAGGCAGttgttgaaagaaaaagagTTTTGGAATCAGCTGGAGGAGAAAATTCAACGTTTAAATTTGACCCATGCTTCCGGAATGCCACAATTGAAGATCTTTACCTTGATTTTTCTCTTCCTGGATATCCTGATTATGTTCTTACTGTTGTACCAGAGGAAAAGTTG GTAACTATGGAAAACTTGGAGGAATATGTTTTAGCCACTGTGGATGCAACTATAAATGTTGGAATATGCAGACAAGTAGAAGCTTTCAAATCAGGGTTTAACCAG GTTTTCTCCATCCAACATCTCCAGGTGTTCACTGAAGAGGAATTAGAGCGACTGTTGTGTGGAGAACGTGAATTTTGCAGT CAGTCAAATGAGATGTTGGATCATATCAAGTTTGATCATGGATACACGGCTAGCAGTCCTCCCATCATCAAT CTACTGCAAATTATTCGGGAGTTTGATCGAGAACAACAACGAGCATTCTTGCAGTTTGTGACTGGGGCGCCTAGGCTTCCTCCTGGTGGTTTGGCATCTTTGAATCCAAAATTGACAATTGTCCGCAAG CATTGTAGTAGATGCGCCGATGCTGACCTGCCCAGCGTGATGACTTGTGCTAACTATCTGAAGCTGCCGCCTTACTCTTCAAAA GAGACGATGAAAGAGAAGCTTTTGTATGCCATCACAGAAGGACAAGgatcattccatctctcctga
- the LOC127788600 gene encoding E3 ubiquitin-protein ligase UPL4 isoform X3: protein MAVLTHIDFFSTSIQRVALSSVVNICKKLPSECPSPFMEAVPILCNLLRYEDRQLVENVATSLIKIAERVQDNSDMLDELCKHELVHHAVHLIDVKCRTTLCQPLYTGLIGLLVKLASGSILAFRTLFELRVSSILKAVLSTYDLSQGMVSPNMMVDGHCNQMHEILKLLNQLLPNITEDHSGPLNTEKEAFLVNKPDNLQKFGMDLLSVLIQVVNSGANLYDCYGSLSVINKFIYFSKSVMLLELLKETNISSFLAGVFTRKDHHVLILALQIAATILSKLSDNFLNSFLKEGVYFAVDALLTPEKCSQFLFPLFGGIQLSDDSNKKCATRNLRCLCYAFDSGLSSASETGTCRLEKDSVHSLAKQISTNYFATEVLKTEEGLTDVLQKLRTLAAALTDLINMSMGKDGTELHEEFYTILHEIMAKLNGKDPISTFEFIESGIVKAIVKYLSNGEYLRENTELSSGFDCSYNVERRFLLFGRLLLSSIDAPLEDLPLLALARKLLTALSSVENFPIILNHSYKKRNSYAIVPHIRCTPYPCLRAQFMRGEGETCLSDYSEDVLTVDPFSSMDAIGVYLWPKVSKNRTGNIKPAAIQALCGLESSSQLPSDKSSPGCRSPDHMESKIISSDVKELEDKPDILRSAPEEGNSLRQTTSEIAEPGQGHMENRQHTSSHEDGSTSSETSESSGYSSNEDISPKLLFFLEGQQLDQASSLYQAILQQQFNVGREIVDSAKLWREVYKITYRRDVKSTESCSQDHQHQACDSSVSDIMGRYWQCTPFFSDTFVSKIASGLETSTPVHDVLFFLKSLECMNRFAFHLMTRQRMHAFAEGRTDNLDDLQVSVLGVPQNEFVSSKLTEKLEQQMRDPLAISMGSLPLWCSQLMTSCPFLFAFEVRCKYFRLAAFSQQQSPPHPISHNDSGGLNGRRQNASGLPRKRFSVCRNHILESATQMMDLYARQKAILEVEYNEEVGTGLGPTLEFYTLVSHEFQKTGLSMWREDHTLLHKTGMQAGDSEFVRSPCGLFPRPWLSTVSTLCGTEFSEVKKKFVLLGQVVAKALQDGRVLDIPFSKAFYKLMIGQELTVYDIHSFDPELARVLLEFQAVVERKRVLESAGGENSTFKFDPCFRNATIEDLYLDFSLPGYPDYVLTVVPEEKLVTMENLEEYVLATVDATINVGICRQVEAFKSGFNQVFSIQHLQVFTEEELERLLCGEREFCSQSNEMLDHIKFDHGYTASSPPIINLLQIIREFDREQQRAFLQFVTGAPRLPPGGLASLNPKLTIVRKHCSRCADADLPSVMTCANYLKLPPYSSKETMKEKLLYAITEGQGSFHLS, encoded by the exons ATGGCTGTTTTAACTCATATTGATTTTTTCTCAACTAGTATCCAG AGAGTTGCACTTTCAAGTGTGGTCAACATCTGTAAGAAACTTCCTTCCGAATGCCCTTCACCTTTCATGGAGGCAGTTCCAATATTGTGTAATCTTCTTCGGTATGAAGATAGGCAG CTTGTTGAAAATGTAGCAACTAGCTTGATAAAAATTGCTGAACGAGTACAAGACAACTCTGATATGCTGGATGAACTTTGTAAACATGAGTTGGTCCATCACGCCGTACATCTTATAGACGTGAAGTGTCGAACCACCTTATGCCAACCCCTTTACACT GGCTTGATTGGGCTGCTTGTCAAACTTGCTTCTGGTTCAATTTTAGCTTTCAGGACTCTTTTTGAGCTCAGAGTAAGCAGCATATTGAAGGCTGTCTTGTCTACCTATGATCTATCTCAAGGAATGGTCTCTCCTAATATGATGGTTGATGGACATTGTAATCAG ATGCACGAAATTTTaaagttgctaaatcagcttcTCCCTAATATAACTGAAGATCACAGTGGTCCATTGAACACGGAAAAGGAAGCTTTTCTTGTCAATAAACCTGATAATCTGCAGAAGTTTGGGATGGATTTGCTGTCCGTCTTGATCCAG GTGGTTAATTCTGGTGCAAATTTATATGATTGTTATGGCAGTCTGTCTGTTATCAACAAATTCATTTATTTCAGCAAATCAGTAATGCTGCTTGAGTTGCTCAAGGAAACCAACATTTCAAG CTTCTTGGCTGGAGTATTCACTCGGAAGGATCACCATGTGCTGATATTAGCCCTACAAATTGCTGCTACTATCCTTTCAAAGCTTTCTGATAATTTCTTGAACTCTTTCTTAAAGGAAGGTGTCTATTTTGCCGTTGATGCACTTCTAACACCAGAGAAGTGCTCTCAGTTTTTGTTTCCATTGTTTGGTGGCATCCAGCTCTCAGatgattcaaataaaaaatgtgcCACAAGAAATCTTAGATGCTTGTGTTATGCTTTTGATTCTGGTCTGTCATCAGCTTCAGAAACGGGGACCTGCCGGCTTGAAAAAGATTCTGTTCACAGTCTTGCAAAGCAGATTAGCACCAATTACTTTGCTACCGAAGTACTAAAGACTGAGGAAGGATTAACAGATGTACTTCAGAAACTCAGAACTTTGGCTGCTGCGCTAACAGATTTGATTAATATGTCCATGGGTAAAGATGGTACTGAGCTGCATGAAGAGTTCTATACTATATTGCATGAAATCATGGCAAAGCTTAATGGAAAAGATcccatttcaacttttgaaTTTATAGAAAGTGGAATTGTGAAAGCAATAGTGAAATACTTATCAAATGGAGAATATCTGAGGGAAAATACTGAACTTAGCAGTGGATTTGATTGCAGTTACAATGTAGAAAGAAGATTTCTGTTGTTTGGAAGATTACTTTTATCTTCCATTGATGCACCTTTGGAGGATCTCCCTCTATTAGCATTAGCTCGGAAACTGCTAACTGCACTGTCCTCTGTAGAAAATTTTCCTATTATTCTGAACCATTCTTACAAGAAAAGGAACTCATATGCTATTGTTCCACATATCCGATGCACACCATATCCTTGTCTCAGAGCTCAGTTCATGAGGGGAGAAGGGGAAACATGCCTATCTGATTACTCTGAAGATGTTCTGACTGTAGACCCATTTTCTTCTATGGACGCTATTGGAGTATATTTGTGGCCAAAAGTTAGCAAAAACAGAACAGGAAACATAAAACCAGCAGCTATTCAAGCTCTGTGTGGATTGGAAAGTTCTTCTCAATTACCATCAGATAAGAGCTCTCCTGGATGCAGAAGTCCAGATCATATGGAATCTAAAATCATATCTTCAGATGTGAAGGAACTTGAG GACAAACCTGACATCTTACGTTCTGCACCTGAAGAAGGGAACAGTTTAAGACAAACCACCAGTGAAATAGCAGAACCAGGCCAG GGCCACATGGAGAACAGGCAACATACTTCTTCTCATGAGGATGGTAGCACGAGTTCTGAGACTTCTGAGAGTTCTGGATACTCCAGCAATGAAGACATCTCACCGAAATTGCTATTTTTCCTAGAAGGGCAACAGCTGGACCAAGCATCATCACTTTATCAAGCAATTCTCCAACAACAATTCAATGTTGGACGTGAAATTGTTGACAGTGCAAAGCTATGGAGGGAAGTGTACAAAATAACATATAGAAGAGATGTTAAATCTACAGAAAGTTGCTCTCAGGATCATCAGCATCAAGCTTGTGATTCTTCCGTGTCAGACATTATGGGGAGATATTGGCAGTGTACACCATTTTTCTCTGACACGTTTGTTTCCAAGATTGCATCTGGGTTGGAAACTTCAACTCCTGTTCATGATGTATTATTTTTCCTCAAGAGTTTGGAATGCATGAACAGATTTGCATTTCATCTGATGACTCGTCAAAGGATGCATGCCTTTGCAGAAGGGAGAACTGATAACTTGGATGACTTACAAGTTTCAGTCTTGGGGGTCCCACAAAATGAGTTTGTGAGCAGTAAATTGACCGAAAAACTAGAACAGCAGATGCGGGATCCTTTGGCGATCTCCATGGGGAGCTTGCCTTTGTGGTGTAGCCAGTTAATGACTTCATGCCCATTCTTATTTGCTTTTGAGGTCAGATGCAAGTACTTCCGGTTGGCAGCATTCAGCCAGCAGCAATCTCCACCACATCCTATATCTCATAATGATTCAGGAGGCCTAAATGGAAGGAGGCAGAATGCTAGTGGATTGCCACGTAAGAGATTTTCAGTATGCCGGAATCACATTCTGGAGTCTGCCACCCAGATGATGGACCTATATGCCCGTCAAAAAGCTATCCTTGAAGTGGAATATAATGAAGAAGTCGGTACTGGTCTTGGACCAACTCTGGAATTTTACACCCTAGTTAGTCATGAATTTCAGAAAACTGGTCTCAGCATGTGGAGGGAAGATCACACCTTATTACATAAAACAGGCATGCAGGCTGGAGATTCTGAATTTGTGAGGTCACCTTGTGGGCTTTTCCCTCGCCCATGGTTGTCTACAGTGAGTACATTATGTGGCACAGAATTCTCTGAAGTTAAGAAAAAATTTGTTCTTCTGGGACAGGTAGTAGCAAAGGCCCTTCAAGATGGAAGAGTTTTGGATATCCCCTTCTCCAAAGCTTTCTACAAACTGATGATTGGGCAG GAACTCACTGTGTATGACatccactcatttgatcctgaGCTTGCTAGGGTGCTGCTAGAGTTTCAGGCAGttgttgaaagaaaaagagTTTTGGAATCAGCTGGAGGAGAAAATTCAACGTTTAAATTTGACCCATGCTTCCGGAATGCCACAATTGAAGATCTTTACCTTGATTTTTCTCTTCCTGGATATCCTGATTATGTTCTTACTGTTGTACCAGAGGAAAAGTTG GTAACTATGGAAAACTTGGAGGAATATGTTTTAGCCACTGTGGATGCAACTATAAATGTTGGAATATGCAGACAAGTAGAAGCTTTCAAATCAGGGTTTAACCAG GTTTTCTCCATCCAACATCTCCAGGTGTTCACTGAAGAGGAATTAGAGCGACTGTTGTGTGGAGAACGTGAATTTTGCAGT CAGTCAAATGAGATGTTGGATCATATCAAGTTTGATCATGGATACACGGCTAGCAGTCCTCCCATCATCAAT CTACTGCAAATTATTCGGGAGTTTGATCGAGAACAACAACGAGCATTCTTGCAGTTTGTGACTGGGGCGCCTAGGCTTCCTCCTGGTGGTTTGGCATCTTTGAATCCAAAATTGACAATTGTCCGCAAG CATTGTAGTAGATGCGCCGATGCTGACCTGCCCAGCGTGATGACTTGTGCTAACTATCTGAAGCTGCCGCCTTACTCTTCAAAA GAGACGATGAAAGAGAAGCTTTTGTATGCCATCACAGAAGGACAAGgatcattccatctctcctga